In one window of Nitrospira sp. DNA:
- a CDS encoding TIGR00730 family Rossman fold protein, with protein sequence MKSPAARSKPTPTKDEILAQLTTLLDRPDDDIQAALMKEILAGVIRLSESQLDVLDLKIVNRALKELRHAFRVFQGYRQRLKISVFGSARTPADDPNYQLAFQFARRMVEEGYMTITGGADGIMRASQEGAGREHSFGVNIMLPFEQGANAVIADDPKLVTFKYFFTRKLMFQKESHAIALFPGGFGTHDEGFEIMTLVQTGKSDPKPIVCLQAPGCDYWDHWNSFITDQLLKRRLINAEDLSLFTIVDNVEDAVTEIRTFYRRYHSLRFVGRQLAIRLKTPLSAAQVEDVQQQFSDMLTEGTFEQRPSLPEEIDEPGLKDLARLTFSFNRRNAGRLRQLINHLNQLPSTA encoded by the coding sequence ATGAAAAGCCCCGCCGCCCGCTCCAAGCCGACCCCGACCAAAGACGAAATTCTCGCGCAACTCACTACCCTGCTGGACCGTCCGGACGATGACATCCAGGCGGCGCTCATGAAGGAAATTCTCGCAGGCGTGATCCGGCTCTCGGAATCGCAGCTGGATGTCTTGGACCTTAAAATCGTCAATCGCGCACTGAAAGAACTGCGGCATGCCTTCAGAGTATTCCAAGGCTACCGGCAGCGCTTGAAGATCAGCGTGTTCGGCTCGGCCCGCACACCGGCGGACGACCCTAACTACCAGCTGGCCTTTCAATTCGCCCGGCGAATGGTGGAAGAGGGCTACATGACCATCACCGGCGGCGCGGACGGCATCATGCGGGCCTCGCAGGAAGGAGCGGGCCGCGAGCATAGCTTCGGCGTGAATATCATGCTGCCCTTCGAGCAAGGCGCCAACGCCGTCATTGCCGATGACCCCAAGCTCGTCACGTTCAAATACTTCTTTACCCGCAAACTCATGTTTCAAAAAGAATCCCACGCGATCGCGCTGTTTCCCGGCGGATTCGGCACCCATGACGAGGGATTCGAGATCATGACCCTCGTGCAAACCGGCAAAAGCGACCCCAAACCGATCGTCTGCCTCCAAGCGCCCGGCTGCGACTACTGGGATCACTGGAATTCCTTCATCACCGACCAATTGCTGAAGCGACGTCTGATCAACGCGGAGGACCTCTCCCTCTTCACCATCGTCGACAATGTCGAAGATGCCGTCACGGAAATCCGCACGTTCTACCGGCGCTATCACTCGCTCCGGTTCGTGGGTCGTCAGCTTGCCATCAGGCTAAAGACCCCGTTGAGTGCGGCGCAGGTTGAGGACGTGCAGCAACAATTCAGCGATATGCTGACGGAAGGGACATTCGAGCAGCGTCCGTCGCTCCCCGAGGAAATCGATGAACCGGGGCTGAAGGATCTCGCGCGATTGACCTTCTCGTTCAACCGCCGGAATGCCGGACGCCTCCGGCAACTGATCAACCACCTGAACCAGCTTCCCTCGACGGCATAA
- a CDS encoding CBS domain-containing protein, translated as MMTPGVVQVPGDVSVSEAALLLDRERIPCLLVKDSETTFGIMTSADIVMKVVAQGLEPHDVEVRTIMSKPVHSIECDQILDDATSVMASTGASLLIVTKQGQPVGILTARDLALAPKRCETCLPATIRVTNGEGEGAKHLATIRQLSHVGAFIESRTLLLPGTSIVLSFMLPGTDLSFSVRGTILNSSYEPEFHEDRGVLGSYPGVDIQFAPLPSSDESKIRAWVLQNLPRASGLS; from the coding sequence ATGATGACACCCGGTGTGGTACAGGTTCCCGGGGATGTCTCTGTCAGCGAAGCCGCCTTGCTCCTCGACCGGGAGCGGATTCCCTGCCTGCTGGTGAAAGACAGCGAGACCACATTCGGCATCATGACCTCCGCCGATATCGTGATGAAGGTCGTCGCCCAGGGACTGGAGCCGCACGACGTGGAAGTCCGCACGATCATGTCGAAGCCTGTGCATTCCATCGAATGTGATCAGATCCTCGACGACGCCACCAGCGTGATGGCCTCCACCGGCGCCTCCCTATTGATCGTCACGAAACAAGGTCAGCCGGTCGGCATCCTGACGGCGCGAGACCTGGCCCTGGCACCCAAACGATGCGAGACCTGCCTGCCTGCCACTATCCGCGTGACGAACGGTGAAGGCGAGGGAGCGAAACACCTCGCCACAATCCGGCAGCTGAGCCACGTCGGCGCGTTCATCGAGAGCCGCACGCTGCTGCTGCCCGGCACGAGTATCGTCCTTTCGTTTATGCTTCCAGGAACAGACTTAAGTTTCTCCGTGCGCGGCACCATTCTCAACAGCAGTTACGAGCCGGAATTCCATGAAGACCGGGGTGTGCTCGGGAGCTATCCCGGGGTCGACATCCAATTTGCACCCCTCCCTTCCTCCGATGAGTCGAAGATTCGCGCCTGGGTGCTGCAAAATCTGCCGCGTGCCTCCGGCCTCTCCTAA